Part of the uncultured Desulfobacter sp. genome, GATATCATCAAGAATAAAGACGGGTCTGTGGATCTGTATTTCGGGCCTGAGGCACCAAAAGGTAAGGAGAAGAACTGGATTCCGACCGTGCCAGGTCGCGGGTGGTTCGCTTATTTCCGCTTCTATGCGCCAACAAAGGCGTATTTCGACCGCTCTTGGAGTCTGCCGGATATCGAGAAAGTTAACAAATAGGAACAGCTAATCGGGATAGGACTCCCCATCACTGAGGAGTCCTCCCAGGTGAGTAGCCCGGGGGAGTCTCACCCCCAAATTTTGAGGTAGACCATTTACAGTACGGATTTACACCGGTTCCACTTCCAGGTGCTCTATGGCTGTTTAGTGTCGGTATTGCAGTCTTGGTCGGCGTAAAAATCAAAAGCAAGAAGAGATCGCAACTGAAAGGTCATTGTGTATAACAAATTTAAAAAACAGATATTTTGTTTATCTATCTTTTTGTTAATCTTCCTCGTTTCATGCACAACGATCCCTGTTCAGCCACCTGCGAATAATTTTTCAGCCTACACAGTTAAAGATGATCAAACAATTCTTAACCGTTATGCACCCGTATTTGTAGTAGAAAATTATAAAATGAAATATAACCGGATCGGCACGCCGAGTGCTGAAATCAATGACGACGGGAAAGAAAAAATTTATGTTGATTCCGATAAAGCAACCATCTATGCGGAAGTCAGACATTTTAAAACGATAAAAAGCACGTATACAAATCTGATATATCGCATTCATTTTGAAAAAATACCCGGAGGATTAATTCCTTTTCATCTGGGAAAAGGGAAAAATATCGGACTGATTGTAATTATTACGCTCAACAGTCGTGATGAGCCGATACTTTACACCTCCGTGCATACTTGTGGCTGCTATCTTGCTTTTGTGCCGACATCATATATGCCTTCGGACGCATTACCTGACGGGTGGAAAAATGAAAGGCAGGCCGTATATTCTGAAAATCTTCCAGGTATTTTGAAATTCAACCAATCATCTTCTGAGCAATCGAAACCAATGATATTAATCCGGAGCGAAACCCACAGAGTGAAAGACATCTGGCTGTCAGATTCCTCTCCTCTGGAAAAATATAATATTGTCGAGGCCGATATTAAGCCGCTTTCGTCACTGGAAAAACTTCCCCTGAACGGTCATGAAACAACGTCGTTTTATGAAACTTCCGGCTCTCGTAAAGGGTATGTAAAAGGAAGTTTTAAAACAAGGGAACGATTGCTTATCAGTTGGTGGGCATTTGATTGGAGAGTGGGAGAAGATAAAAAATTTGGAAAAGATAAAAATGACGGGATTGTTTTTTACACAAGCCTCAAGCCGTGGAACCGGGAGAGGTCTGATATGCGAACTTTTGTTACTTTTTTAAAATTTTGGAAATGGAAATTATGAAAATCAATGAATTGTCTACATGCTTTTGCACAAATGATGTCGATAACTGCCGTGAGTTTTACACCAAACATTTTGCGGCAAAAATTATTTTTGACTGTGGTTGGTACGTCAATTTAAGCTTTGGTGAAGAGGGGCCAACCATTCAGTTCATGCAGCCACAAGAACATATGCCGACATATGGCGGGGCAGGCATCATGCTGAATTTTAAAGTTGAAAATGTAGATGCTGAACATAATCGGTTAATTGATGCAGGCTTTCAAACAGCAATGCCTTTGGAAGACCATCCCTGGGGAGATAGAGGCTTTTCTGTGATTGATCCCATTGGTAATTCCGTTTATATCTATTCTGACAGAGAGCCGGCAGAGGAATTTAAGCAATATTATAAAAGCTGATCGGGGACTTTCGGACAGTCTTTAATTCAAGGAGTTTTTTTGAAGATGCCAAGAGTACTGATTGCAGCGAATATCGTGTTGCTGATCGTTTTGACGTATTTAAACTTGAGCAATCGGTTTATGAACTTAAAATTGCCGGAAAACAAACGCATCGCCCTATCGACAAATCAAAGATGGATTGCCCATGAAGGCCACCTGTCCGATTTAATACGGCTGCAATGGACGGCTGAACGCGCGAAACCGGCGATCAGCTGGCTTGACGAATCCGGCAAAAATAAAACGGCCATCGTATCCCATGACAGGGCCAATAATCCGGCAAGTGCCGATCATAAGCATTTGTCAATTGAAACAACCATGAGCCCTGCCGGGAAATTTAAAGATCAGCTGTTTACCCGCATGGAATTTCCATATGACAATGATGTCTGTGAAATAAAGACCCATAGCAGTAACTTTACGGTTGATGGGGGATACATTCAAATCAATGGTAAATACGGAAAGTTTACTCTCGGAAAATCGCCACTGCCCCGACAATCAGATTCAGCGGGTGAGAAAGGTGAAATAAACTGGGATAGGGATTATTTGTATGTCTGTGTCAAGCATAATACATGGAAAAGGATTAAACTTGAGCGGTGGCTCCCGGAATGACACGCCCTTTACTGGGGCAAGCACACGGATATTATGGTGGTTCCGGTCTGCTTGGACAAAGAAAAATGAATGCTTCCACCATGCAGTTGTGCCGTAAGCTTCGCCGAATAGGTGCCGATACCGGTGCCCTGGGATTTGCCGTAGGTGACAAATTTATCAAAAAATTTATGACGGATGGGCTTGGGGATGAGACCTTGGTTTTCTATCTCTATCTTTATGTCGCCCCGTTCCGGACCAAGGATTCGAATGGCAACGATGCCGCCGTCGGGGGACGCCTCCAGGGCATTGGAGAATAGATTGTTGATCATGATGTAAAAAAGCATCTCATCGCATGAGATGATGCAGGGACTGGCCGCATCGGCAGGCGCGCCGTTGATGGATATATGCAACTGGACCTGCTTTTTTGCCATCCTTTTGGAAAACGCCATGGAAATGCGGTCAAAAACGGGCATGACATCCACCGGGGTTACGTTCACCGGACAGTTATCCTGCTCCATTTTATAAAGCACCATGGTACGGTTGAGCATATCAATCATGGTAAAACAGGCATTGATCTGTTCCTGCAGCAGTTTCTGCCGGTTGGCTTCATCCTGGTTTTTTGACCGCTGCATGATCTGGGCAGCCCCTAACACCACCTGAATCGGGGTCTTTAAATCATGATGATGAATCTGTTCCACCTGTTCGCGCAACTCAATATTTTCTTTTAGAATGCGGTTCTGGTACGATAGCTTTTTTCTGGCCAGGGCCAGGGCCAGATGCGTTTTTATCTTGGCGCGAATGACCGCAAAGTTAAAGGGTTTGGTAATATAATCCACCGCGCCCATTTCAAGCCCCTTGGTTTCATCCACAGCCTCCGTCAAGCTGGTAACAAAGATGACCAGTACATCCTGCAATTGGGGATCCGCCTTGATTTGCCGGCAGACTTCAAAACCGTCCATGCCCGGCATCAGGATGTCGAGCAACACGATGTCCGGCGCATCCTCCCGGATACTTTGAAGGGCGCTGTCTCCGTCCATTTCGACCCGGACCTGGTAGTTGCCGCTTAAACACGCCACCAGGGCATCGATATCCGGTTCGCAGTCTTCAACCACCATCACCGACTGTTTGTGTATGGGTGTCTGTTCCGGCCCCATGGTTTCCCCTTTGTTATTATCCCTTTAACACTGAAGCGCCTTAATTTCATCATCATGGTCTGCAAATTCGATGGCAATGGCCCTGAAGGTTTCGGCGTGCTGTTTAAAAACCGCCACCATCTCAGGGTCAAAATGTGTTCCCATGCCCTGGAGAATAATGTCCATGGCTTGTGAGTGGGGCATGGGAGACTTGTACACCCGCCTGGAGACCAACGCGTCGTATACGTCTGCAATGGCCATCAACCGCCCTTCCACAGGAATATTTTCCTTTGACAGTCCCCGGGGATAGCCGGAGCCGTCCCATTTTTCATGGTGGGTCAAGGCAATGGTGGCGGCACATTTCAGATAATTGCCTGTGTCCAGGCGTGTTTTTGCCGACAGCAACACCTTGTATCCATGGGTGGTATGGGTCTTCATCACATCGAATTCCTCCTTGGTCAGTTTCCCCGGTTTTTTGAGAATGGTATCCGGGATGGCCACTTTTCCGATGTCATGCAGTGGTGCGCATTTATAGATCCGGTCAATGGTCTCTTCGTCCAGTATTCGGCTGAATTGGGGCAAGGTTTTCAGCTGGGTTGCCAGGGCCTTGATATAATGCTGGGTCCGCTTGATATGCCCGCCGGTCTCAGGATCACGAAATTCAGCCAGGGTGCCGATGCATTCCATGCTGATTTCCTGGGTTAAGAAGACCTCCCGGGTCCTTCTGGCAACCAGATTCTCCAAATGGTCCTTATGCTGTTTTAATTCCAGGTGATTTTTAACACGCGCCTTTACGATGCCCGCCCTGAAGGGTTTTGTAATGTAGTCCACAGCGCCCAGGGCAAGCCCCCTGGTCTCATTTTCCTCTTCGGACAGGGCCGTTAAAAATACAACCGGAATATCCCGTGTCGCAGTTTTGGATTTAAGCCGCTCACATACTTCGTAGCCGTCCATGCCTGGCATCATGATATCCATAAGAATAATATCAGGCGGATTTTCTTCAATGATTTCCAGGGCCGATTCACCGTCCATGGCCACACTGACCCGGTAATCGTCGCCAAGGGCCTCCACGAGAATGTCCACATTGGTTTCAACATCATCTACAACAAGAACGCGCATCTGGGATAAGTCGGTCATCGTTTATCCTAATATCTTTACAGTTTCAACATTACAGTTTCAAGAAGTTCTGCCGCCGGTTTGAATTGATATCTGGAAATCAGGCGATTTAACTCTGCTATATCAGACTCTATATGCTTTGGCCATGCCAGGGCTGTTATTTTTTTTATTCGATCCTTTGCCGGTTTTGCCTCTCTTTTTTTTACGAAGGGGGCAAGCGCTTCGAGCATCACGGCCAGCTCTGTTTCAGACTTGATTGCCCGATCCCCGGGCGCCTCGGTCTCTTTGCCAACGGATCGGGTGAGTATATCCGCCGAAGATAAGGCACACGAAAGCGCCTGGGAAAACGGTGTCATCAGGGTGGCATATTCAGACGTCGCCCCGTCGCGGAAGGCGGTTTCCAGATTGGCAGCCGCCGCCTGCAGATCCGCCATGCCGATATTACCGGCCACGCCTTTGATGGAATGGGCCAGTCGCCGGGCATCTTCATCACATCCCTTTTCAATGAGTGCATTTAAGTCCTGGTCCGCGTGGGCATAATTTTGTTTGCATTTTTCCAAAAGTTCCAGGTAAAGCGTTTCGTTTTTATCCAGGCGGGAGATGGCCTGGCGTACGGATATTCCCGGCACATCTCCTATGAGGACCTCTTTGTACGGCTCTTTGCCAAAACCATTCGGCAACGGCCTGTCGCCGGGTTTGATGCTCCGGGAAAGGGTCTGGAACAACTCTTTTAAATCAATGGGTTTGCTCACATGGGCATTCATGCCTGCAGCCATGGCCTTTTCCCGGTCCCGGGGCATGGCCGATGCCGTCATGGCCACAATGGGTAACGCTTCTGCTGTTTTGTGCCGGCGTATTTCCCGGGTGGCCTGGTACCCGTCCATCACCGGCATCTGAAGGTCCATGAGTACCAGGTCAAAATCCTGGGACAAGACCATGGAGATCGCTTCTTTCCCATGATTTGCAATCCAAACAAAAAATCCAGCGTTTTCCAGGATTTCCCTGGCAACCTGCTGGTTGATGTCATGGTCTTCCACCAGAAGAATTTTGGCCCCCAGAATGGTTCTGGCAAGGGTTTGTCTGTCATTTTTGGGTTTGGGCATCGTTTTAGGGCCAAACGCCATGGGCACGGTAAAGGAGAAGGTGCTGCCTTTGCCGGCCGTGCTTTCAAGGGAAATCTGTCCACCCATCATCTCCACAATTCGTTTTGAAATGGCAAGCCCAAGTCCCGTGCCGCCGTATTTTCGGGTTGTGGAGGAATCCGCCTGGCTGAACACCTTGAATAATTTCTTTTGCTGTTCCGGAGTCATGCCGATGCCGCTGTCCGTTACGCTGAATTTCAAGATGCCCCGATCTTTTTGCCTTTCAAGCAGTTCCACCGACACGAGAATCTGCCCCTCGTCTGTGAATTTAACGGCATTATTGCCAAGGTTGACCAGCACCTGGTTCAGCCTGAGCGGGTCGCCTTTCAAGTTGTTCGGGATTTGGGAATCCACCTTGAACCGCACGGCAAGATGCTCTTTGTCCGAGGCTTTGACCGTGATCAGCCCGGCAAGTTTTTCCATGGCTTCATCCAGGCAGAAATCAACAATTTCCATGTCCATTTTGCCGGCTTCGATTTTAGAAAAATCCAGAATGTCGTTGATCAGGTTCAGCAGCGATTTGGCCGATGCATCAATTTTGGCCGCATAATCTGTCTGTTTTGTGTCCAGCCGGGTCTGCATGAGCAGATGGGTCATGCCGATGATAGCGTTCATGGGGGTTCGGATTTCGTGGCTCATGTTGGCCAGAAATTGGCTTTTTGCCTTGTCGGCTGCCAGGGCTTTTTGTTTTTCCTCCTTGGCCACGCCCATGGCCAGGGCCAGATTTTCATGGCTTTCCCTTAAAGAGGCTTCGGCCCTTTTAAGTTTATTATTGGAAAAAAGAATGATGCCCAAAATGGTGCATGATACAAGGGTCATCCCTATGATCCATTTCCAGAGAAGTGCCCAGTTGGTTTTATGCTCAAACTGCATGTGGACCCAGTCATCCCGGATTTTATTTTTTTCGGATTGGGGCATATTCTCAATGACTTTGTCAAGGATGGAAACCATCTGGGGCCAATCCTTTCGTACCCCCATGCAGAGTTTGAATTTGTATGGGGTCACAGCGGAGATTTTGATGTTTGCCAGCCCGGTTTGCCTGGTGCAATAGGTGATGGAGGCAAGGTTGCCCACAAACACATCCACCCTGCCCTGGCTTATTTGTTTCAGGCCTTGGGTCACCGATTCAACGGGGACAAGGGTGATATCTGGAAAATCTTTTTGCAGAATTTCCTGGGAAATGTATCCGGCCACCACGGCAATGGTCCTGCCTTCCAGATCTTCAAGGCCGCTGATAAAAGGAAAATTCGTTCCCGCAGCGATGACCATGGGAAAAGAGAGATATGGCTTGGTGAAATTAAGAAACCGGGCCCGCTTCGGGCTGGGGACAATGCAGGCAAACAGATCAATCTCTTGTTGTCGGCCCCTGTCCATTGCCTGTTGCCAGGTCAGATCGGTCTGGGGGATCATGGCGATATTCAGCTGCTTTTCAATGGTTTTGATATACTCGGCGGCCAGGCCTGAATAGCCGTGTTCCCGGGCGTAGAATTCAAAGGGCGGCCAGGCCGGATCAATGCCGAGCCTTACGGTCTGATGGGCTTTGAGCCATTGCTTTTCCCCGTGTGACAGCAGCAGGGCTTTGGCGGTTGTCTCCCTGAGGTGTGCCATCCAGTGGCGGTTGATCAGCCGGTGGGATTCCGGGGAGATGTTTTCAATGGCTTTGTTGATGGCGGAGACCAGAAGCGGCCAGTCCTTGCGGATGCCGATACGGAGTCTGGATTCCGGCCAGGGTGCCGGTGCGGCGATTTTGAGCGTATCAATACCCTTGGCCTTCAACAGGTATTTAATTACCATCAGATTTCCCACATAGGCATAGGCCTCGCCGCCGGCCACACTTTCAAGGGCAGCGACCGTATTTTTAATCGGTTTAAGTATGATTTTCGCATATCGTTTTTTCAGTTTGGATTCGAGAAAAACGCCCTCTTCAACAGCCAGTGTCTTTCCGGCCAGATTTTCTATTCCAAAAATGGCGGGGGTCTGTTTCTTGGTTACAATGACGTGGGGACTGACAAAATAGGGCGCACTGAATGACAGCCATTGGGCCGGTTCCTCTTCTTTGACCATGCAGCTGACGCCGTTGGCTTTTCCCGATTTTATAAGCTTAGGTATTTGATTCCGGCTGTGGTCGCTGATGACCTCAAACCGGATGCCCAGGCGACGTCCGATCAGATTGATATAGTCCGCAGCCACCCCTTGATAACGGCCGCTCGGGTCTGTAAAACCTATGGGCGGCCAACCGGTGTCCCCCAGCAATTGAATCACCTGATGGGATTTGAGCCAGGCTTTTTCCTCCGGGGTGAGGAGATTGGCCATGGCGTTGTTCTTAAATTGTCTTAACGACGGATCTTTGATCCAGCGTGCTTCAATGTCTGCCAGTTCAACATCGGACACGGCGGCCAGGCCTTGGTTGACCGTCTTTAAAAGTGTGGGATTCTTTTGGTCCACCCCCGCATAAATGGGCTGTATCATTTTCCCCTGGGACAAAAGAGCGTAACTGCCTTGTTCGCCCCTTCGTTCAAGCTGGGCCGAGACATAGGGCAGTTCTGCAAAGAAGATGTCAAAGGTGCCCTGGGATGCTTCCTGGAGCAGATCTTGATCCGTGGGATGCACCAGAAATACCCTGTCCTTTGTCGGTAAATGCCTCAGGGGCATGGTGTCGGCGTGGGTGCCGACCCGCTTCCCCTGTAAATCGGCCAGGGTCTTGGGGGCATCGGGGCTTAGTTTATAAAAAAAGCCGCTTTCAATACGGTAAAAGGGCCGGGAGAATGCAATGGTATTTGGGGAGGCTTTTGATTGGTACACACCTGCATGGATATCGGCCCTGCCGTCGGTGACGGCGTTCAAAGAATCTTCTAAACTGAAAAATTTAAAATTTATTTTCCGTCCGGTTTTGGTTGCCCATAACCGCCATACATCCACCAGCATGCCTGAAGGTTGGCCGGCGGCACTGATCATGGACATGGGCGGGTAGGCATTGCAACAGGCGATGGTCAATACATTGGGCGCTGTGGCCTTGGCTGCCTGGTTTTGGGTGGTACCGACCCATTTACGAAAAACAGCGGCTTTTTTCTCCTGGGGTATCGCCTGCATCCCTTTTCGCACGATCTCCGCCAACGCCTTATTTCCCCGGCGCACGGCACAAAGCCAGTCTGCTTCGTAAAGCGGCTCCTGGTCAAAGTACCGGTACCGGCTCATGATCCCCATTTTTTTGAGCATGGCCAAAGCGATATGGGTATCCTTGACAAAGGCAAGGATCTCGTCGGCCTTGACTGCCTCAAACAGGGCCTGGTTGTCCGGATATACGGCCAGGGTGGCATCGGGTAATTGCCGGCGCAGGTAATCAATGGCTGCATCTCCTTTGATGATGCCGATGCGAAACCCGCGCAGATCCTTGAGTCGGTTAACCCCCAGGATATTTTTTTTTACAAAAAAATGGGTTCTGACCTTCACCACAGGTAATATGAAATCAAGGGTTTTGCTTCGATTCGGGCTGAAAAAACATCCGGCGTGGACATCGGCATCTCCTTTTTCTACGGATACAAGGGTCTGGTAAAAGGGCAGGGGGGTAAAAACAACCTTGATTCCGGTCTGCTGTGCCCACAGTTTCCAGACATCCACCATAAGGCCTGCGGGGTGATTGTCCTGGTCCAGAAAATAATAGGGGATACTGTCCGTGCCCACAGCAACGACAACCTGCTTGGGAGGATTTTGGGCCAGGCAGATGCTTGCTGCAAAAATAGAAACAAATAGAAATAAGGTGATTAAATTATATTTTAATGCTGCGATGTATCTGTTTGGGTACATTTTGTCTTTCCAACAGAAACTTACATTTTTGAAAAAGTAAGCTTATTACGTTATATTGGAAAAAGCAACTGTCCGTTTCGTTGCGCCTGAAAAGAGAATGCGCAACACCGTTAATGTGTATGCGCAGCACAAACAACATGACTGGAATTAAACATGCAGCTGGACATTGATTTTGATGCCATTGACCGGATTTTTTCCAACGCCTGGGACCAGGGCCGGGATTTCCTTTTTGAATTCGAGGTCTACGACCTTCTGGCCAGATCCGGGTCGGAAACCCCGCCGCAGGTCCGGTTGATCGACCGCGGGGAACGGATTTCAGATGCTGCGCTTGTGGCCATGCCGGGTGAAAAAAGTGTATTAAAGATTGTCTCTCCCTATATTGTGCATAAAACAGAGGTGGGCGGGGTCCGGGTGGTGGACAAAAGGCCCGATAAGATCCGATCGGCCGTGCGCCGGATGTTCTACGAGGTGCCGGAAAATTATGCGGCCGGGGCCCATGACCAGGAGGGTCTGCCCGCCCATTATCGGGGCCTTTGGGGCATCGATCTGGCAGCCGCTGTTTCCCGGGATATTAAAGGCGTGCTCCAGGTGCAGTATATGCCGCCGGATTCTGCGGCCTTTGGTAATGAGCTTATTGTCGGACTGCGTCACACCCGGGAATTTGGGACCATATTATCCGCCGGGTTGGGCGGAACGGATACGGAGCTGTATGCCGGGCGGTTCAGGAAAGGCCAGGCCATTGTGGCGGCGTCGCCTGCCATGTGCAGCGGAGAGGGGTTTTTCCAGCTCTACCGAAACACCATTTCCTATCGAAAACTTGCCGGGTTAACCCGGGGGCAGCGCCGTATCGTCACGGACGAGCAGTTGGTGGAGTGTTTTGAATCCTTTGTTCGCATGGGCAATGCCTATAGCAGGGAAAACCCCGATGCTGTGTTCATCATCGATGAACTTGAGATCAATCCCTTTGCCTTTACCGACTTTCTTATGGTGCCCCTGGACGGGATGTGCCGGTTTTCAAAACAGAAGGGGACCGTACCCAAACGCCCGGCGGCAAAAATTGACCGCCTGCTTCACCCGGTAAGTATGGGCATCATCGGTGTCTCTTCCACCCGGAAGAATTTTGGCCGGATTATTCTGGATAATGTGCTGGCCCAGGGGTTTGACCCTGATGGTCTGGTGATTTTCAAACCGGGCATCGAACAATTCCAGGGTATTGACTGCCTGCCTGATCTGAACGCACTGGCAGCCGGCGGCAAGGGAAAACTTGATCTGTTCATTGTGGCTGTGGGGGCGGATCAGGTCCCGGCCCTGGTTGAAGAGATCATAAAAACGGATGCGGCCCATGCCGTGATGCTTATTTCCGGCGGACTGGGGGAGACCCAGGGCAGTCAGGGTAAGGCCGGACAGGTCATGGCCGCCATAAGAACTGCCCGGACACGCCCGGACACCGATGGCGGCCCTGTGTTTTTAGGCGCCAACTGCATGGGGGTAATCTCTTTGCCCGGCAGTTATGATACCTGGTTTATCCCCGAAGACAAACTGCCTAAAAACGGATCCGGACCCAGAACATTCTGCCGGGCCGCCCTGATCAGCCAGAGCGGGGCCTTTATGCTGCACAGAAGCCACCAGTGTCCCCAATTGGCACCGGCCTATATGATCTCCATGGGGAACCAGACCGATTTGACCCTGGGGGATATGATGACATATTTCAAGGAGAGTGATCAGGTGGATGTGATTGCCGTCTATGCCGAAGGGTTCAATGACCTGGACGGCCTGGCGTTCTGCCGGGCCGTCAGGGAGGCGGTGCTGGCAGGCAAGGAGGTGGTGTTTTACAAGGCGGGCCGCACACCGGAAGGTAAAGCCGCCACGTCCAGTCATACCGCTTCCTTGGCCGGGGACTATATGGTCTGCGAAAGCTGTGTTTCCCAGGCGGGCGCCATTGTCGCCAGGACCTTCAGCGAATTCCAGGAGTTGATGCTGCTGGCCGAAACATTGAACACCAAAACCATCCACGGCAACCGTCTGGCAGCCGTCAGCGGTGCCGGGTTTGAAGCCGTGGGCATCGCTGATTCCATCCACAGTGATGATTTCACCATGGAATTTGCCCGGTTCGGCAACGACACCGTGGCCGGGGTGAGGGCCGTGCTGGCGGCCAAAGGATTGGATCGTCTGGTCACCATCTCCAATCCCATTGATATTAATCCCGCAGCCGATGACCAGGTTCACGGTGACATTGCCGCCATCCTTTGCCGTGATCCCGGGGTGGATGCCGTGATTCTCAGTGTGGACCCCATGTCTCCGGCCATGCAGACCCTGGACACCGATCCCGATGAGCGGTTTTCCATGCACAATAAACGTTCCGTACTCCACCGGCTGATGCACCTGAACAATACCTGTGAAACCCCCATTGTGGCCGTGGTGGATGGCGGCAGATTATATGATCCCTTGCGTGACGCCCTTATTGCGGGCGGGATTCCGGTTTTCAAGGTCTGTGATGGCGCCGTCGCGGCATTGTCGCTTTATATCCAGGGGCGGTTGCGCGCCAATGCCGTTCGTGTGTCCCAAAAACAAAAGGTATAACCCATGACTGAAAATAGAATTGTTTATATTACCCAGGCGCCTGTGGAATTATACAAGGTGCTCAAATTTGAAAATATTGCATCCAGCGGGGGCGAGGCCAAGTATCTGATCGCCGACGGCCTGGTTTGGGTGAATGGCCGGATTGAAACAAGAAAAAGGAAAAAGATCGTTCCCGGAGATGTCATAGAAATTGACGGCATCTGTCTTGAAATTCATATGGATGCCGGCGAATCAGAGTGAATACTATTGTTAGCTCGGGGATGGGTGCACCAGATTTTCTTTTAGTCAAGCATTGCAGGGTAAATTTTGTCTTGCTTAAATCAGCGAGAAAAATCAAAAATTATTCCGGCAGATGATTTGGGTTAAAATTGTATGGTCCAAGGCTTTATCGCCTGCGCAATCCAGGGTTTTTTTTTCACCCCAACCGGTATATAGTTTTATCTTTTTTTTACAGTATTTATGAAAGCGTATCCTGTATGAGAGCAACAAAACCTAAGGGGCCGGATATAAAGATAAGCGCATGTCCTTTTTTGCTTTCCCGGCTTTTCATTGTTTTAGGAGTGATTGCCGCTTTGGTTATACCCAACAGCGTCAGCCAGGCTGACCAGCCCCGCATGGTGTTGGCCGATGCGGTGGTGTGTGAAGGCATCTCCAATTTCAGGCCGGTGACGCCGGCTGTTGTGTTCAGCGTTTCCCAGGGGGAGGTGTTCTGCTTTTCCGAATTTGACCCGGTGTATGAAAAAACGGCAATTTTTCACAAATGGTATAAAAGAGACAAGCTTATTTTTTCCATGCGCCTTGTCCTGTCCGTACCCAAATGGTCATCCTTTTCAAGGGTCCAGATGCGCGATGCGGATAAGGGGCCCTGGCGGGTGGAGATCAGGGATGAAGATGATACGCTTTTAAAAACCTTAAGATTCAGCATGTCTGATTGATACCCATGGACCAACTTTCTTTATTATTTTCCGGGTGGCGCTGGCAGGATGTGTTGGATATTGTTTTCAACGCATATATTTTGTTTCGTTTATATGTATTGTTCCGGGGGACCAATGTCCTAAGAGTCCTCATGGCCGTGGTCGCCATGTGGATCATCGGCCGCACGGCCAACGCCACGGGACTTGTCATTACCAACTGGGTCATGCAGGGCGTGATCACCGTGGCCACGTTCATGATTATCATTGTATTTAGAAATGAAATATCAGGGGTGGTTCGAACACGC contains:
- a CDS encoding acetate--CoA ligase family protein, whose product is MQLDIDFDAIDRIFSNAWDQGRDFLFEFEVYDLLARSGSETPPQVRLIDRGERISDAALVAMPGEKSVLKIVSPYIVHKTEVGGVRVVDKRPDKIRSAVRRMFYEVPENYAAGAHDQEGLPAHYRGLWGIDLAAAVSRDIKGVLQVQYMPPDSAAFGNELIVGLRHTREFGTILSAGLGGTDTELYAGRFRKGQAIVAASPAMCSGEGFFQLYRNTISYRKLAGLTRGQRRIVTDEQLVECFESFVRMGNAYSRENPDAVFIIDELEINPFAFTDFLMVPLDGMCRFSKQKGTVPKRPAAKIDRLLHPVSMGIIGVSSTRKNFGRIILDNVLAQGFDPDGLVIFKPGIEQFQGIDCLPDLNALAAGGKGKLDLFIVAVGADQVPALVEEIIKTDAAHAVMLISGGLGETQGSQGKAGQVMAAIRTARTRPDTDGGPVFLGANCMGVISLPGSYDTWFIPEDKLPKNGSGPRTFCRAALISQSGAFMLHRSHQCPQLAPAYMISMGNQTDLTLGDMMTYFKESDQVDVIAVYAEGFNDLDGLAFCRAVREAVLAGKEVVFYKAGRTPEGKAATSSHTASLAGDYMVCESCVSQAGAIVARTFSEFQELMLLAETLNTKTIHGNRLAAVSGAGFEAVGIADSIHSDDFTMEFARFGNDTVAGVRAVLAAKGLDRLVTISNPIDINPAADDQVHGDIAAILCRDPGVDAVILSVDPMSPAMQTLDTDPDERFSMHNKRSVLHRLMHLNNTCETPIVAVVDGGRLYDPLRDALIAGGIPVFKVCDGAVAALSLYIQGRLRANAVRVSQKQKV
- a CDS encoding RNA-binding S4 domain-containing protein, which produces MTENRIVYITQAPVELYKVLKFENIASSGGEAKYLIADGLVWVNGRIETRKRKKIVPGDVIEIDGICLEIHMDAGESE
- a CDS encoding DUF2914 domain-containing protein; translated protein: MRATKPKGPDIKISACPFLLSRLFIVLGVIAALVIPNSVSQADQPRMVLADAVVCEGISNFRPVTPAVVFSVSQGEVFCFSEFDPVYEKTAIFHKWYKRDKLIFSMRLVLSVPKWSSFSRVQMRDADKGPWRVEIRDEDDTLLKTLRFSMSD